In Brevundimonas subvibrioides, a genomic segment contains:
- the murU gene encoding N-acetylmuramate alpha-1-phosphate uridylyltransferase MurU, with product MTAPKTAMVLAAGLGTRMRPLTDDRPKALVEVGGRALIDHVLDRLVEAGVERAVVNVHWFADRLEAHLAARGRGPEIAISDERETLLETGGGLKKARPLLGDGAVFVANIDSVWTDGAAGATWADELVRLWDPATMDACLLLARREGSIGFEGDGDFFLGSDGRLAFRGEAASAPFAYMGVHITRSDYADGGPDGAFSLSPLWRASAAAGRLYGCVLDGDWMHVGDPQARDEAEVRLGSA from the coding sequence ATGACCGCCCCGAAGACGGCGATGGTGCTGGCCGCCGGGCTGGGCACGCGGATGCGGCCGCTGACGGACGACCGGCCCAAGGCCCTGGTCGAGGTCGGGGGGCGGGCGCTGATCGACCATGTGCTGGACCGTCTGGTCGAGGCGGGGGTCGAGCGGGCCGTAGTCAACGTCCACTGGTTCGCGGACCGGCTGGAGGCGCACCTGGCGGCGCGGGGGCGGGGGCCGGAGATCGCGATTTCTGATGAACGCGAGACGCTGCTGGAGACGGGCGGCGGGCTGAAGAAGGCCAGACCCCTGCTCGGTGACGGGGCCGTGTTCGTGGCCAATATCGACAGTGTCTGGACCGATGGCGCGGCCGGAGCGACCTGGGCCGATGAACTGGTGCGGCTGTGGGACCCGGCGACGATGGATGCCTGTCTGCTGCTCGCGCGGCGCGAGGGATCGATCGGCTTCGAGGGGGACGGAGACTTCTTCCTCGGCAGCGATGGGCGGCTGGCCTTCCGGGGCGAAGCGGCCTCGGCGCCGTTCGCCTATATGGGCGTCCACATCACGCGGTCGGACTATGCGGACGGCGGGCCGGACGGCGCATTCTCGCTGAGCCCCCTGTGGCGCGCGTCGGCGGCGGCGGGGCGGCTGTACGGCTGTGTTCTGGACGGCGACTGGATGCACGTCGGTGATCCGCAGGCCAGAGACGAGGCCGAAGTCCGGTTAGGGAGCGCGTGA
- the addB gene encoding double-strand break repair protein AddB codes for MTAFDPFAGDAPRWFAIPAHRPFLDDLAAGVLDWLGDHPPEVLSDATLLLPNRRAARAFGAALATQASDRPVLLPQVRPLGDLEEDEPPFSPGELGLDLAPAIAPLTRRFEMARMIVEEFAPGMPPMRALELADSLGAFLDSCHIEEVVEPERVAALAPEDMAEHWQASASFLGLAVHAWPKRLEAMGLVDASWRRTKLLRMLAGRWDSHPPQGPVIAAGSTGTVKAAAAVLAAVAKAPMGCVVLPGLDADLDAAAWAAIDEPHPQSALKRLLDDHGVARGAVRPWFRRPVEARVEARGLARQRLIHEALRPADATADWRTEISRLRAEAAAAGQAPDPIAAGLVGLSVVSARTEEDAAGAIALMMRETLDVPGRTCALVTPDLALGRRVAARLERWGVTADTSSGATLDRMPVGVLVDLCARWMAGPMVPQTVLAVLKHELTTLAEATDEAVRTLEKVAFRGAAAEAWTRVVRRLDEAALPRRDGKVASEALLARLGAARVLADRLERLSGTATEAFGPEASLDVAARSLTGLVEAMAGIDVWSGPDGEAAASLLSQLIEAGASLGAVSADDFAEMVRSLLRQQTVRTGGATHPSLRILGAIEARLVRADRMILAGLEEGVWPGPAPTDPFLSRPMRTALGLPSPERRVGQTAQDFVQAACAPEAILVHTERRGGQPAVRSRWLWRLEMLTRGAGVDIERRSPALEVARVLDAPADPRPAYARRPAPTPPVDRRPRELPVTGVERWVRDPYAVYAQRILGLRVMDRPGASAEAMARGDAVHAALQRVVETWPAEIPDNCAVEIERFLHEAMTDRGFDAAAMARERPLARNSARWLADFERQRRARGATLLIEVEGRMTVPSVGGAFVVTARADRIELDANGAAVIDFKTGSTPTARQVRQGFAPQLTLTAAILADGGFAPHSPPTGAGELLYVRVVGRKVPGEVVDVSRPTKADPAGAAEMAEAALEGLKRRIAAFDNPDTPYVSWAAPQFMGNFGGNYDHLARLWEWHVASADEEADA; via the coding sequence GTGACCGCCTTCGATCCCTTTGCCGGCGACGCGCCGCGCTGGTTCGCGATTCCCGCGCATCGGCCCTTCCTCGACGATCTGGCGGCGGGCGTGCTGGACTGGCTGGGGGACCATCCGCCCGAAGTCCTGTCGGACGCGACCCTCCTGCTGCCCAACCGGCGCGCGGCGCGGGCGTTCGGGGCGGCGCTGGCGACGCAGGCCAGCGACCGGCCGGTGCTGCTGCCCCAGGTGCGGCCACTGGGCGATCTGGAGGAGGACGAGCCGCCGTTCTCGCCGGGTGAACTGGGTCTGGACCTGGCGCCGGCCATAGCGCCCCTGACGCGCCGTTTCGAGATGGCGCGGATGATCGTGGAGGAGTTCGCGCCCGGCATGCCGCCGATGCGGGCGCTGGAACTGGCCGACAGCCTGGGAGCCTTTCTGGATTCCTGCCACATCGAGGAGGTGGTCGAGCCCGAACGGGTCGCGGCCCTGGCCCCTGAGGACATGGCCGAGCACTGGCAGGCGTCGGCGAGCTTCCTGGGTCTGGCGGTCCATGCCTGGCCGAAGCGGCTGGAGGCGATGGGGCTGGTCGATGCGTCCTGGCGACGGACGAAGCTGCTGCGGATGCTGGCCGGGCGATGGGACAGCCATCCGCCGCAGGGGCCGGTGATCGCGGCCGGATCGACGGGCACGGTCAAGGCGGCGGCGGCCGTGCTGGCGGCGGTGGCGAAGGCGCCGATGGGATGTGTCGTCCTGCCGGGGCTGGACGCCGATCTGGACGCGGCGGCCTGGGCAGCGATCGACGAACCGCATCCGCAGAGCGCGCTGAAGCGGCTGCTGGACGATCACGGGGTCGCGCGGGGGGCGGTGCGGCCCTGGTTCCGGCGACCGGTGGAGGCGCGCGTGGAGGCCAGGGGCCTGGCGCGTCAGCGGCTGATCCACGAGGCGCTGCGACCTGCGGATGCGACGGCGGACTGGCGCACAGAGATTTCGCGGCTGCGGGCCGAGGCGGCGGCGGCGGGGCAGGCCCCCGATCCCATCGCGGCGGGGCTGGTGGGTTTGTCGGTCGTTTCGGCGCGGACGGAGGAGGATGCCGCCGGGGCCATCGCCCTGATGATGCGCGAGACGCTGGACGTCCCGGGGCGGACCTGCGCCCTGGTGACGCCGGATCTGGCGCTGGGACGGCGGGTGGCGGCGCGGCTGGAGCGGTGGGGGGTGACGGCGGATACCTCGTCCGGCGCGACTCTGGACCGGATGCCGGTCGGGGTGCTGGTCGATCTGTGCGCGCGCTGGATGGCCGGGCCGATGGTGCCGCAGACGGTGCTGGCGGTGCTGAAGCATGAGTTGACGACCCTGGCCGAGGCAACGGACGAGGCCGTGCGGACGCTGGAAAAGGTCGCCTTCCGGGGCGCGGCGGCGGAGGCATGGACGCGGGTCGTGCGGCGGCTGGACGAGGCGGCCCTGCCCCGGCGGGACGGCAAGGTGGCGTCGGAGGCCTTGCTGGCGCGGCTGGGCGCGGCGCGGGTGCTGGCGGATCGGCTGGAGAGGTTGAGCGGGACGGCGACCGAGGCCTTTGGACCGGAGGCGTCGCTGGACGTGGCGGCACGGAGCCTGACCGGGCTGGTCGAGGCAATGGCGGGCATCGACGTCTGGTCCGGGCCCGACGGCGAGGCGGCGGCGTCGCTGCTGTCGCAGCTGATCGAGGCCGGGGCATCGCTGGGGGCGGTATCCGCAGACGACTTCGCGGAGATGGTCCGCAGCCTGTTGCGCCAGCAGACGGTGCGGACCGGGGGGGCGACCCATCCGTCGCTGCGCATCCTGGGGGCGATCGAGGCGCGGCTGGTGCGGGCCGACCGGATGATCCTGGCGGGGCTGGAGGAGGGCGTATGGCCGGGACCGGCGCCGACCGATCCCTTCCTGTCGCGACCGATGCGGACGGCCCTGGGCCTGCCCTCGCCCGAGCGGCGGGTCGGACAGACGGCACAGGATTTCGTCCAGGCGGCCTGCGCGCCCGAGGCCATCCTGGTGCACACCGAGCGGCGGGGCGGGCAGCCGGCGGTCCGCTCGCGCTGGCTGTGGCGGCTGGAGATGCTGACCAGGGGTGCGGGTGTGGACATCGAGCGGCGGAGTCCGGCACTGGAGGTCGCGCGGGTGCTGGACGCTCCGGCCGATCCGCGTCCAGCCTATGCCCGACGCCCCGCACCGACACCGCCGGTGGATCGGCGGCCGCGCGAGCTGCCGGTCACGGGCGTGGAGCGGTGGGTGCGCGATCCCTATGCGGTCTATGCCCAGCGGATTCTGGGCCTGCGGGTCATGGACCGGCCGGGGGCCTCGGCCGAGGCCATGGCGCGGGGCGATGCGGTACACGCCGCCCTTCAGCGGGTGGTCGAGACCTGGCCGGCCGAAATCCCGGACAACTGCGCCGTCGAGATCGAGCGCTTCCTCCACGAAGCCATGACCGATCGCGGGTTCGACGCGGCGGCGATGGCACGCGAGCGGCCGCTGGCGCGGAACAGCGCGCGCTGGCTGGCGGACTTCGAGCGGCAACGGCGGGCGCGGGGCGCGACCCTGCTGATCGAGGTGGAAGGCCGGATGACCGTGCCATCCGTGGGCGGAGCGTTCGTGGTGACGGCGCGGGCCGACCGGATCGAGCTGGACGCCAACGGTGCCGCGGTGATCGACTTCAAGACCGGCTCCACCCCGACCGCCAGACAGGTGCGCCAGGGCTTCGCGCCGCAGCTGACGCTGACGGCGGCCATCCTGGCCGACGGCGGGTTCGCGCCCCATTCACCCCCGACCGGGGCGGGCGAGCTGCTGTATGTCCGCGTCGTGGGTCGCAAGGTGCCGGGTGAGGTCGTCGACGTGTCTCGGCCCACGAAGGCCGACCCGGCGGGCGCGGCAGAGATGGCGGAGGCGGCCCTGGAGGGCCTGAAGCGCCGGATCGCCGCGTTCGACAACCCCGACACCCCCTATGTCAGCTGGGCGGCCCCGCAGTTCATGGGCAATTTCGGCGGCAACTACGACCATCTGGCGCGTCTGTGGGAATGGCATGTCGCCAGTGCGGACGAGGAGGCCGACGCATGA